The Lynx canadensis isolate LIC74 chromosome D1, mLynCan4.pri.v2, whole genome shotgun sequence genome has a segment encoding these proteins:
- the TMEM218 gene encoding transmembrane protein 218: MAGTVLGVGAGVFILALLWVLVLLLCVLLSRASGVARFSVIFVFLGALIITSVLLVFPRASEVPAPEVEMKIVDSFFIGRYVLLAFLTAVFLGGLFLVLIHHILEPIYAKPLRSY, from the exons ATGGCTGGCACAGTGCTCGGAGTGGGGGCTGGCGTGTTCATCTTAGCCCTGCTCTGGGTGTTAGTGCTGCTGCTGTGTGTGCTGCTGTCCAGAGCGTCTGGTGTAGCGAG GTTCTCTGTCATTTTTGTATTCCTCGGTGCTCTGATCATCACATCAGTTCTGCTGGTCTTCCCTCGAGCCAGTGAAGTCCCAGCCCCAGAGGTCGAAATGAAG ATTGTGGATTCCTTTTTCATTGGCCGCTATGTCCTGCTGGCTTTCCTCACTGCTGTCTTCCTTGGAGGCCTCTTTTTGGTTCTCATTCATCATATCCTGGAGCCAATCTATGCCAAACCACTGCGGTCCTACTGA